TACCAGAAGAATAGTAGATGAAGAGAACCGGCATTCAGGGAAACTCTACAACACGGGAAATCAACGCTGCATGGAACTAAAAGAACAGCGGTTTGCCGCTAAGGGTAGGTTAGCAACCGCATTGCTACAGTGGTTAAATCTCCGTCCCGAGGAAGGAGAGCGCACCTGGCTGATGTTTGCATTCTATACCGTCACCTCAGTCGGGATGTTGTGGTTAGAAGCAAGTACGGTGGGTCTGTTCTTGAACGAATATGGGGCGGAATCTTTGCCCTGGATTTATGTCGCCGGGGCGGGTTTAGGGTCCTTCCTAGGAATCATGTACTCCTGGATGCAACGGTTCCTCCCCCTGCGCCAGGTGATTGTATCCGTGGCGATCCTGATGGCGATCCCCTTACTCTTTTTTCGGGTTGCCTTAAATATTGCGATCGCCGCTGCCGTCACAATTTTCCTGATGCGCCTGTGGTTGGAAGCCATTTTTGCCCTGAATGACCTCAACACCTCCATCGCCGCCAACCAACTCTTTAACATCCGCGAGATTAAACGCACCTATCCCCTCATCAGTAGCGGTATTTTACTCGCCGATGTGATTAGTGGGTTTTCCCTCCCCGCACTGCTGAGGGTCGTGGGACTGAATAACGTCCTCGTAGCCTCCTGCGTGATGATGCTGTTAGGGGCATTTTTGCTATTTTACCTAAGTCGAACCTACAAACAAGCCTTTCCCGATGCTCCCCGGACCAGCACCCTCGAAAATGAACCGGATTTCACCAATCGCCGACTGGGCGGCCCTCTAAAAGGCTATGTGATTCCCCTGTTTGGATTTTTTATCCTCGCCGAAGCCTTACATCTCGTCGTTGACTTCCTATTTTTAAGTGAATTAGAACAGCAAAACCCCGCAGGACAAGATTTGGCGATCGGGATTGCCAGCTTCCTCGGCGTCTTTAACGGCATCCTGGGACTCTTTGAACTGGTGATGCAGTGGTTTGCCTCCAGCCGGATTGTGGAACGATTCGGGGTCTTTGCTGCTGCCACCCTCTTACCCGCTGCGGTGGTGTTACTCAGCGCCTTTTCCCTGACCCCGATCCTGCCCTTCTTTTGGGGGCTGGTTTCCCTAAAATTTATTGAAGAACTCCTCAAATACACCCTAATCGAAGGCACCGGTCCCGTCTTTTTCCAACCCCTCCCCGATAGCATTCGCAGTAACATTCAATCGATGGTGAATGGCATCGCCGAACCCCTGGCAGTCGGGGTAACCGGCGTGGCAATTTTAGCCGCGATTTGGGTGTGCCGGATGATCTTTCCGGAGGCGACCCCCCAAGAGATTTTGGGATATCAAGGCACGGTTTTCTTGGTGTCCGTAGTCCTGATGGGGTTAGGCTGGTTTTTCATCGTCTGGATCCTGCGATCGCGCTATCTCGGCTTATTAGTCTCCAGTGCCGAACGCGGACGCCTGGGGGTTTCCGATGTGGATATGCGAGCGTTAAAGCGCACCGTGGTAGAAACCCTCGAACAGAAAGGCAACGAAGACGATAAACGCTCCTGTATCGAATTGCTCACCCAAATTGACCCCGAGCACGTTGGCGAAGCCCTTGCCCCCCTCCTGCCCAATCTTCCCCCCAATTTGCAACGTCAAAGTCTGGAGGTGATGCTCAACCATCCGAATCCGACTTACACCCCCCATCTGCGAACCCTGCTCAACCAATCTGTTACCCCCGAAGTCTTAGCTTTGGCGTTGCGCTATATCTGGCTAACGGAACCGGAATTGGATATCGAGCAATTGCGCCCCTATCTGCGTGCCGATGTAGACCCGGTGGTTCGCGGGACTGCCGCCTCCTCCATCATGCGTCGAGGCAACCGCGAACAAAAAGCCGAAGCGACCAACGCCCTGCGCCATATGTTGACCCACAAACAGGAACGGGAACGGGTGATGGGTTGTCGAGCTTTGGGAGAAGCGGATTATTTGCAAGGGTTACGACTGTTTATCCCCAATCTGCTCCAGGATGAGTCTTTGCGAGTCCGTTGCGCCCTGTTGGAGGTGATTGCATCGACTCATTTAGAAGAGTATTATCCCTCGCTGTTGCGGGGACTTTACTATAAATCAACCCGGGAGTCAGCGATGCGGGCTTTGGTGCGCTTGGAGAATGAAATTCTCGATCGCCTCGTGGCCCTGGCTGAAGATATTCATAAGCCCGATTTAGTCCGGATGCACGCTTGGACGGCGATCGGTCAGATTGGCACCCTGGAATCCCTGAATGTGTTGGTGAATCATCTGGTCACCAGTTGGGGGACCACCCGACGCAACATCCTCCGCATTCTGTTAAAAATTCCCAAGGAAGGCGGAATTGAAGGGGTTTTAGATCGGATTGGTCGCAGTGGGGTGGAAATGTTAATCGACCAAGAATTGATGTTGATGGGTCAAATTTATCAGGCCCTCATCGGACTCAATCCGGAAGAAACCGGGGGACGGGAAGCGAATCTGCTGCGCCGTGCTTTGCGGGATGTGATTTCCGATTCCGTGGACCGCTTGTTTTTACTGATGAAGTTTCTCTATCCCCTCGGGTCGATTCAAGCTGCGGCTTTTAATTTAAAGTCCGGTGTACGCACAAATATGGCGCGAGGGTTGGAAATTTTGGATAATACTTTGGATATTCCGAGTAAGCGGATTTTGCTGAGTATTCTCGATCGCCGTGCGGATGAGGAAAAACTCCAGAGTCTCGCGGAATTAATTGCGATCGAATCCCTCTCTCCGAGCGATCGCCTCCGGCGCTTGGTGGACCTACGCCACTTTATTTCCGAGTGGCCCCTGGCTTGTTGTTTTCACCTAGCGCGGGCTTCTCGCTGGAGTTTGACAGGGGAACAAACCCTGGCCTGTTTGAACCATCCGAAAAGTTTTGTGCGCGAAGCTGTGTTAGCCTACCTGAAAGTGGCCTCTCCTCGCGCCCTCGTCGAACTGTTGCCCCGGATGAAAAACGATCGCGATCGCCTCGTTGCCTCTCAAGTCGAGGAAATGATGGCGGAATTGGGCATTGCGGATTCACCGAGTGCCGCCTCATCCACTGCCGGAGGCCCCCAGGGTTTTCCCAATTATCCAGGTATCCCCGGGTTGGAAGCGACCTAAAGTACGGTAAAAGTAAAAAGATAAAAGGAAAATTTTTGTTTTTGCCTTTTTACTCCTGATTACTTTTTAGGCTTTATTTTTTACGGTTTACTGCCTTAAGATGCTCACCAGTGTTGACCGATTATTGTTTGTCAGGGCCGTTCCGATTTTTAAGGA
The nucleotide sequence above comes from Laspinema palackyanum D2c. Encoded proteins:
- a CDS encoding MFS transporter, which encodes MELKEQRFAAKGRLATALLQWLNLRPEEGERTWLMFAFYTVTSVGMLWLEASTVGLFLNEYGAESLPWIYVAGAGLGSFLGIMYSWMQRFLPLRQVIVSVAILMAIPLLFFRVALNIAIAAAVTIFLMRLWLEAIFALNDLNTSIAANQLFNIREIKRTYPLISSGILLADVISGFSLPALLRVVGLNNVLVASCVMMLLGAFLLFYLSRTYKQAFPDAPRTSTLENEPDFTNRRLGGPLKGYVIPLFGFFILAEALHLVVDFLFLSELEQQNPAGQDLAIGIASFLGVFNGILGLFELVMQWFASSRIVERFGVFAAATLLPAAVVLLSAFSLTPILPFFWGLVSLKFIEELLKYTLIEGTGPVFFQPLPDSIRSNIQSMVNGIAEPLAVGVTGVAILAAIWVCRMIFPEATPQEILGYQGTVFLVSVVLMGLGWFFIVWILRSRYLGLLVSSAERGRLGVSDVDMRALKRTVVETLEQKGNEDDKRSCIELLTQIDPEHVGEALAPLLPNLPPNLQRQSLEVMLNHPNPTYTPHLRTLLNQSVTPEVLALALRYIWLTEPELDIEQLRPYLRADVDPVVRGTAASSIMRRGNREQKAEATNALRHMLTHKQERERVMGCRALGEADYLQGLRLFIPNLLQDESLRVRCALLEVIASTHLEEYYPSLLRGLYYKSTRESAMRALVRLENEILDRLVALAEDIHKPDLVRMHAWTAIGQIGTLESLNVLVNHLVTSWGTTRRNILRILLKIPKEGGIEGVLDRIGRSGVEMLIDQELMLMGQIYQALIGLNPEETGGREANLLRRALRDVISDSVDRLFLLMKFLYPLGSIQAAAFNLKSGVRTNMARGLEILDNTLDIPSKRILLSILDRRADEEKLQSLAELIAIESLSPSDRLRRLVDLRHFISEWPLACCFHLARASRWSLTGEQTLACLNHPKSFVREAVLAYLKVASPRALVELLPRMKNDRDRLVASQVEEMMAELGIADSPSAASSTAGGPQGFPNYPGIPGLEAT